From a single Candidatus Omnitrophota bacterium genomic region:
- the infA gene encoding translation initiation factor IF-1: MAKEEAIEVEGVVLEALPNAMFRVELDNGHKVLSHVSGKMRMNFIRILPGDRVKLELSPYDLTRGRITFRVK; the protein is encoded by the coding sequence ATGGCGAAAGAAGAAGCTATAGAAGTAGAGGGCGTGGTGCTTGAGGCGCTGCCGAACGCGATGTTCCGCGTGGAGCTCGACAACGGCCATAAAGTGTTATCCCACGTCTCCGGAAAGATGAGGATGAACTTCATCCGCATACTCCCGGGTGACAGGGTCAAACTGGAGCTTTCGCCGTACGACTTAACCAGGGGCAGGATAACTTTCAGGGTGAAATAA
- a CDS encoding DNA-directed RNA polymerase subunit alpha: MGIAWKDFEMPKKLACDDASYSDTYGKFTAEPFERGYGTTLGNALRRVLLSSIEGSAVTSIKIDSVHHEFSSVPGVSEDIPEIILNIKKLVLRSHSRQPKVIEIKADSKGDVKAKDIIHDETIEIINPELHIATLTKNAKFHVEMEVGRGRGYYPAEKNKREGQPIGVIPVDSIFTPIVKVNFEVENTRVGQITDYDKLILEIWTNGSVTPKDALLYSAHILEKHLEIFLDYGKLPEEEVEEEIKVDEELYTKLRMPVSELELSVRSANCLKEAKIKTIGELVQKNEAEMLKYRNFGKKSLAEIKEIITGMGLGLGMKVDKKLLKKE; this comes from the coding sequence ATGGGTATTGCCTGGAAAGATTTTGAAATGCCAAAGAAGTTGGCTTGCGATGACGCTAGCTATTCGGATACCTACGGAAAGTTCACCGCAGAGCCTTTTGAGCGCGGCTACGGCACTACGCTCGGCAACGCTTTAAGGAGGGTGCTGCTTTCCTCGATAGAGGGAAGCGCGGTGACCTCTATCAAGATAGATTCCGTCCACCACGAGTTTTCCAGCGTGCCCGGCGTCTCGGAAGATATACCGGAGATAATCCTGAATATCAAAAAACTCGTCCTGCGCTCCCATTCAAGGCAGCCCAAGGTCATCGAGATCAAGGCCGACAGCAAGGGCGACGTGAAGGCCAAGGACATAATCCATGACGAGACGATAGAGATAATTAATCCCGAACTGCATATCGCCACGCTGACGAAGAACGCCAAGTTCCACGTCGAGATGGAAGTAGGCAGGGGAAGGGGTTATTATCCGGCCGAGAAGAACAAAAGGGAAGGCCAGCCGATCGGGGTCATACCCGTGGACTCGATATTTACCCCTATCGTGAAGGTCAACTTCGAGGTGGAAAATACCCGCGTCGGCCAGATAACCGATTACGACAAGCTCATATTGGAGATATGGACCAACGGAAGCGTGACGCCGAAAGACGCGTTGCTATATTCGGCCCACATACTCGAGAAACACCTCGAGATATTCCTCGATTACGGGAAACTTCCGGAAGAGGAAGTCGAGGAAGAGATCAAGGTCGACGAAGAGCTCTATACGAAGCTCAGGATGCCCGTCTCGGAGCTCGAGCTTTCCGTGAGGAGCGCCAACTGCCTCAAGGAAGCGAAGATAAAGACGATCGGAGAACTCGTCCAGAAAAATGAGGCGGAGATGCTCAAGTACAGGAATTTCGGTAAGAAATCCCTGGCGGAGATAAAAGAGATCATAACCGGGATGGGTTTGGGCCTCGGCATGAAAGTCGATAAAAAGTTACTGAAGAAGGAATAA
- the secY gene encoding preprotein translocase subunit SecY produces the protein MIRAFGNILKIPELKRKLLVTVALLAVYCLGRYIPTPGIDGHALSQFIEQESKRSGGSLFDIMDLFTGNAMSQMTIFAFGIMPYISSSIIMQLLTFAFPYFEKLAKEGGEHGRRMITQYTRYGTLVIGAIQALFTSFWLENLHNTIGIQIVQNPGWGFRLVTILTLVSGTAFIMWLGEQITEYGIGNGMSIIITASIISRIPTAMHNLATLVGAGQLSVFTLIFMAVMIFAVIIAVIMITQAQRRIPVQYAKRIVGRRVMGGQSTYLPLRVNQAGVIPIIFAQSILLFPATIAQFIPNQTIKSMLAFLQHGGVVYTIFYAALIIFFTYFYTAVTLNPRDLADNMKKYGGFVPGVRPGRPTEDYFNFILNRVTLPGAIFLAIIAVIPDFIGKWLQIPYLVASFFGGTALLIIVGVMLDTMKQIESFLLMRHYDGFMKSGRLKSRGR, from the coding sequence ATGATCAGGGCGTTCGGCAATATATTAAAGATACCCGAGTTAAAAAGGAAGCTCCTCGTCACTGTGGCGCTTCTCGCGGTCTACTGCCTCGGCAGGTACATACCGACGCCGGGTATTGACGGTCACGCTCTTTCTCAATTTATAGAGCAGGAATCCAAGAGGTCGGGCGGGTCGCTGTTCGACATAATGGACCTTTTCACCGGAAACGCCATGTCCCAGATGACGATCTTCGCGTTCGGCATCATGCCTTATATATCGAGCTCCATCATAATGCAGCTTTTGACGTTCGCTTTCCCTTATTTCGAGAAACTTGCGAAAGAAGGCGGGGAGCACGGCCGCAGGATGATAACCCAGTATACGCGTTACGGGACCCTCGTGATCGGCGCCATACAGGCGTTGTTCACCAGTTTCTGGCTCGAGAACCTCCATAACACTATCGGTATCCAGATAGTCCAGAACCCGGGCTGGGGTTTCCGCCTGGTGACCATCCTGACCCTGGTCAGCGGCACCGCTTTCATCATGTGGCTCGGCGAACAGATAACCGAATACGGCATCGGCAACGGCATGTCCATAATAATAACCGCGTCCATAATTTCGAGGATACCGACGGCGATGCATAACCTCGCCACCCTCGTTGGCGCCGGTCAGTTGAGCGTATTTACCCTGATCTTCATGGCGGTGATGATCTTCGCGGTGATCATCGCGGTCATAATGATAACCCAGGCCCAGAGAAGGATCCCGGTGCAATACGCGAAACGGATCGTAGGAAGAAGGGTGATGGGCGGCCAGAGCACATATCTCCCGTTGAGGGTGAACCAGGCCGGTGTCATCCCGATAATCTTCGCCCAGTCGATCCTGCTATTTCCCGCGACGATAGCGCAATTTATACCCAACCAGACGATAAAGAGCATGCTGGCGTTCCTGCAGCACGGCGGCGTCGTCTACACGATATTCTACGCGGCATTGATCATATTCTTCACATATTTTTACACGGCGGTAACGCTTAACCCGCGCGACCTGGCGGATAACATGAAAAAATACGGCGGTTTCGTCCCGGGAGTAAGGCCGGGCAGGCCGACCGAGGATTATTTTAATTTTATTTTAAACCGCGTCACGTTGCCCGGAGCTATTTTCCTGGCGATAATAGCCGTGATCCCTGATTTCATCGGGAAATGGCTCCAGATACCATATTTGGTGGCGAGCTTCTTCGGCGGCACCGCGCTCCTTATCATAGTCGGTGTCATGCTCGATACGATGAAGCAGATCGAGTCGTTCCTTTTGATGCGCCACTATGACGGTTTCATGAAGTCGGGCAGGTTGAAGTCGAGGGGCCGTTGA
- the map gene encoding type I methionyl aminopeptidase, with product MIMLRSGAEVEKIEAACRIVADTLEYLGSKIKPGMATAELDSLAEVYIKARGAVSAFKGYKGFPANICTSVNETVVHGIPGKQTLKEGDIIALDIGVKLNGYFGDAAMTFPVGGISEEAKKLITVTEESLYKGIENARPDKRLCDISSAVQEYIENNGFSVVREFVGHGIGTRMHEDPQIPNYGVPGTGPRLKAGMVLAIEPMVNAGTHKVEILEDGWTAVTKDRKLSAHFEHTVYIGDNGPEILTEWRKKKL from the coding sequence ATGATAATGCTAAGGTCCGGGGCCGAGGTCGAGAAGATCGAAGCGGCCTGCAGGATCGTCGCAGATACCCTGGAATATCTCGGTTCGAAGATAAAACCGGGTATGGCGACGGCAGAATTGGACAGCCTTGCCGAAGTATATATTAAGGCGAGAGGGGCTGTTTCCGCCTTTAAGGGATATAAAGGATTTCCGGCGAATATATGCACGTCGGTGAATGAGACCGTGGTCCACGGCATCCCGGGGAAACAGACCTTGAAAGAAGGCGATATAATCGCCTTGGATATAGGTGTCAAATTAAACGGTTATTTCGGCGATGCCGCGATGACGTTCCCGGTAGGCGGGATCTCCGAAGAGGCAAAGAAGCTCATCACCGTGACGGAAGAATCCCTTTATAAGGGAATAGAAAATGCCCGTCCGGACAAAAGGCTCTGTGATATATCGAGCGCGGTCCAGGAATATATCGAGAATAACGGGTTCTCGGTTGTGCGCGAATTCGTAGGGCACGGCATCGGCACAAGGATGCACGAGGATCCGCAGATCCCAAATTACGGCGTGCCGGGCACAGGGCCGAGATTAAAGGCTGGGATGGTTCTCGCGATAGAGCCGATGGTCAACGCCGGGACGCACAAGGTAGAGATATTGGAGGACGGGTGGACAGCCGTGACGAAAGACAGGAAACTGTCGGCCCATTTTGAACACACGGTTTATATAGGCGATAACGGTCCGGAGATATTGACGGAATGGCGAAAGAAGAAGCTATAG
- a CDS encoding pyridoxal phosphate-dependent aminotransferase, with amino-acid sequence MKISRRIEKVKESPTLAITAKAKEMKLKGEDVVSFGAGEPDFDTPSHIKASAIKAIEGGFTKYTASSGIPELKKAICEKFLNDNGLSYEPSQIVVSCGAKHSLYNIFQAICDEGDEVIIPSPYWVSYTEMVKLAGGRPVILDTKQSDGFKVKPDALKKAITKKTAAFVLNSPSNPTGCVYNRSDVEGIADILINDKITVISDEIYEKLIYDGEKHISFASLGKEAHGLTFTVNGMSKSYSMTGWRIGYLAAPTNELAAAVGRLQDHSTSNPVSFAQKAALEALKGDQKCVAEMVEEFKKRRDYMVDRINRMKNISCVKPKGAFYVFCDISKTKMGSFDFSKKLLEEAKVAVIPGEPFGWDTHIRLSFATGLDDIKKGLDRLDNWLNARQ; translated from the coding sequence TTGAAGATCTCAAGACGTATTGAGAAAGTCAAAGAATCTCCTACGCTCGCCATCACCGCCAAAGCCAAGGAGATGAAGCTTAAGGGCGAAGACGTCGTAAGCTTCGGCGCCGGCGAACCGGATTTTGATACACCCTCCCACATCAAAGCCTCCGCGATAAAGGCCATTGAGGGCGGTTTCACCAAATATACCGCGTCTTCGGGGATCCCCGAGCTAAAAAAAGCTATCTGCGAGAAATTCCTGAACGATAACGGCCTCTCCTATGAACCTTCCCAGATCGTAGTATCGTGCGGCGCAAAACACTCACTCTATAATATATTCCAGGCGATCTGCGACGAGGGGGATGAAGTGATCATCCCTTCGCCGTATTGGGTAAGCTATACCGAGATGGTAAAACTTGCCGGCGGGAGGCCTGTCATCCTGGACACGAAACAGAGCGACGGGTTTAAAGTTAAGCCCGATGCCTTGAAGAAGGCTATCACTAAAAAGACGGCCGCATTCGTCCTCAACAGCCCGTCCAATCCCACCGGATGCGTCTATAACAGATCCGACGTCGAAGGCATAGCGGATATCCTTATCAATGATAAAATAACAGTGATCTCGGACGAGATATACGAGAAATTGATATACGACGGCGAGAAGCATATCTCGTTCGCCTCTCTCGGCAAGGAGGCGCACGGCCTCACTTTTACCGTGAACGGCATGTCCAAATCTTATTCTATGACCGGCTGGCGCATCGGTTACCTGGCCGCGCCGACGAATGAACTGGCGGCAGCGGTCGGAAGGCTCCAGGACCATTCGACCTCAAATCCCGTTTCGTTCGCGCAGAAGGCGGCGCTCGAGGCGTTGAAGGGCGACCAGAAGTGCGTCGCGGAGATGGTCGAGGAATTCAAAAAGAGGCGCGATTATATGGTTGACAGGATCAACCGGATGAAGAATATCAGCTGCGTAAAGCCTAAAGGCGCGTTTTATGTCTTCTGCGACATATCGAAGACGAAGATGGGCTCTTTCGATTTCTCGAAGAAGCTACTTGAAGAGGCGAAGGTGGCGGTCATCCCGGGCGAGCCGTTCGGATGGGATACCCACATTAGGCTGAGTTTCGCGACCGGCCTCGACGATATCAAGAAGGGCCTCGACAGGCTGGATAACTGGCTTAACGCCAGGCAATAA
- the rplQ gene encoding 50S ribosomal protein L17 — protein MRHKKLNKKFDRNKPERDSMMNNLVKGLFIYQSITTTTQKAKEARRFAEKLITTAKKDDLSSRRKAFSILRDETLVGKLFKEIAPLFKDRKGGYTRIIHLGKRKGDNAELSILELTEKKVIAPKVKHKKEKPAEAKPSAAEKAPAKGAGPHAPEKAKEAAHEKNIPPKKEEKETHKTPTHKAPAGGFVGTLRKFFRGRTK, from the coding sequence ATGCGCCATAAAAAACTGAACAAGAAATTCGACAGGAACAAGCCCGAAAGAGATTCGATGATGAATAATCTCGTGAAGGGGCTTTTCATCTACCAGAGCATCACAACCACGACCCAGAAGGCGAAAGAGGCCCGCAGGTTCGCCGAGAAGCTCATAACGACCGCCAAAAAGGACGATCTTAGCTCCCGGAGGAAGGCTTTCTCGATCTTAAGGGACGAGACCCTTGTCGGGAAGTTGTTTAAGGAGATCGCCCCGCTTTTTAAAGACAGAAAAGGCGGGTATACGCGGATAATCCACCTTGGGAAACGGAAGGGCGACAATGCCGAGCTTTCGATACTTGAATTGACAGAGAAGAAAGTCATCGCTCCTAAGGTAAAGCATAAGAAAGAGAAACCGGCCGAGGCCAAACCGTCCGCGGCAGAAAAGGCTCCCGCAAAAGGAGCCGGTCCCCACGCTCCGGAAAAGGCTAAAGAAGCGGCGCACGAAAAGAATATCCCGCCTAAGAAAGAGGAGAAGGAGACACATAAAACGCCGACCCATAAGGCGCCGGCCGGCGGTTTTGTCGGGACTCTCCGCAAGTTCTTCAGGGGCAGGACCAAGTAA
- the rpsD gene encoding 30S ribosomal protein S4: MAKYKDAVCRLCRREGSKLFLKGTRCYTPKCGISRREYAPGQHGQGRIKLSDYGLQLREKQKLKRIYGVLEKQFRNYFKMANKSKGVTGEILLQLLERRFDNTLFRSGLANSTADARQIIAHGHVKINGRRTDIPSYSVKVGDTVKIESKEGIVKHIKSNIELTKDRGIPKWMAVDANGLEVKIVKLPSREDIGFPIQEQLIVELYSK, translated from the coding sequence ATGGCGAAATACAAGGATGCCGTATGCAGGCTATGCAGGAGGGAGGGCTCCAAGCTTTTCCTCAAAGGCACGCGCTGCTATACGCCGAAATGCGGGATCTCCCGCCGCGAGTACGCGCCGGGCCAGCACGGCCAGGGCAGGATCAAGCTGTCCGATTACGGCCTTCAGCTGAGGGAGAAGCAGAAGCTCAAGAGGATCTACGGAGTCCTTGAGAAGCAGTTCAGGAATTACTTCAAGATGGCGAATAAATCGAAGGGCGTCACCGGTGAGATCCTGCTGCAATTACTTGAGAGAAGGTTCGATAACACATTGTTCCGTTCCGGCCTGGCTAATTCCACCGCCGACGCGCGCCAGATCATCGCGCACGGCCATGTGAAGATAAACGGCCGCAGGACCGACATACCTTCGTATTCGGTCAAGGTCGGAGATACAGTAAAGATAGAGAGCAAGGAAGGTATCGTAAAACATATAAAGAGCAACATCGAGCTTACGAAGGACAGGGGCATCCCTAAGTGGATGGCGGTCGACGCAAACGGCCTTGAGGTAAAGATCGTCAAGCTCCCGTCCAGAGAAGATATCGGGTTCCCCATCCAAGAACAATTAATAGTCGAGTTGTATTCGAAGTAA
- the rpsK gene encoding 30S ribosomal protein S11: MVEEKKEEEHKPKKKKTKKKVAKNIPNAIAHIQATFNNTIVTICDKSGNTICWASSGGSGFAGSKKSTPFAAQVAAEVAAKKAMEHGVKEVEVYVKGPGAGRESAIRALQATGLAISLIKDVTPIPHNGCRPPKRRRV, from the coding sequence ATGGTAGAAGAGAAGAAGGAAGAAGAGCATAAGCCTAAGAAGAAAAAGACAAAGAAGAAAGTCGCCAAGAATATACCGAACGCGATAGCGCATATCCAGGCGACTTTCAATAATACGATCGTTACGATCTGCGATAAGTCGGGAAATACCATCTGCTGGGCGTCAAGCGGCGGAAGCGGTTTCGCGGGATCGAAGAAGTCGACGCCGTTCGCCGCGCAGGTGGCTGCGGAAGTTGCCGCAAAGAAAGCCATGGAACACGGCGTAAAGGAAGTCGAAGTCTACGTAAAAGGCCCCGGCGCCGGACGCGAATCCGCGATACGCGCGCTGCAGGCGACCGGCCTGGCGATATCGTTAATAAAAGATGTCACGCCTATTCCACACAACGGCTGCAGGCCGCCGAAGAGAAGGAGAGTATAG
- the rpsM gene encoding 30S ribosomal protein S13: MPRILGIDLPKEKKIEFSLCYLYGIGRALSRKILKEANINPDVRAKDLTDEEVSRITTILQKEYKVEGDLRREIAQNIKRLMDIGSYRGIRHKRGLPVRGQRTKTNARTRKGPRRMAVTLKKKDTKPGA; the protein is encoded by the coding sequence ATGCCGAGGATTTTAGGTATCGATCTGCCGAAGGAAAAAAAGATAGAGTTCTCTCTCTGCTACCTCTACGGAATAGGCAGGGCACTCTCGAGGAAGATCCTCAAGGAGGCGAACATCAATCCCGATGTGCGCGCAAAGGACCTTACCGACGAAGAGGTGTCGCGCATAACGACGATCCTGCAGAAGGAATATAAGGTCGAGGGAGACCTGAGGAGAGAGATCGCGCAGAATATAAAGAGGTTGATGGACATCGGCTCGTACAGGGGGATCAGGCACAAGAGGGGCCTGCCGGTGCGCGGCCAAAGGACAAAGACTAACGCAAGGACAAGGAAAGGCCCGCGCAGGATGGCGGTCACTTTAAAGAAGAAGGATACCAAGCCGGGAGCATAA
- a CDS encoding isocitrate/isopropylmalate dehydrogenase family protein, which yields MGHKITFIPGDGVGPELSDAAKRCIEATGVDIEWEIFDAGIDVMEKYGTPLPEHVLASIRKNKVAIKGPITTPVGTGIRSVNVELRKALELYACLRPCKSYKGVRSRYDKVDIVIVRENTEDLYAGVEFEPGTPDCKKVIDNINALSKKQIRPDSAISIKPISKFASERIVKYAFEYAVKNGRKKVTCIHKANIMKATDGLFLATAREVAAKYAGKVEFEDRIVDNICMQLVQRPEEYDILVLPNLYGDIISDLCAGLVGGLGLAPGANIGDNCAVFEATHGSAPKYKGMNKVNPTAMILSGVLMLRHIGEKNAADRLENAVKKMIADGKFVTYDLKAERSDPTAVGTRQMADAIIKAL from the coding sequence TTGGGACACAAGATCACTTTCATACCCGGCGACGGCGTAGGGCCGGAACTCTCGGATGCGGCGAAACGCTGCATAGAAGCGACCGGCGTCGATATCGAATGGGAAATCTTCGACGCGGGCATAGATGTCATGGAGAAATACGGCACGCCGCTTCCCGAGCACGTCCTCGCTTCCATAAGGAAGAACAAGGTAGCCATCAAAGGGCCGATCACGACGCCTGTCGGCACCGGAATACGCAGCGTAAACGTTGAGCTCAGGAAAGCCCTGGAATTATACGCCTGCCTGCGCCCGTGCAAATCTTATAAAGGGGTCAGGAGCAGGTACGATAAGGTCGATATCGTTATCGTGCGGGAGAATACCGAGGACCTTTACGCGGGAGTGGAATTCGAACCGGGCACCCCGGACTGCAAGAAAGTCATAGACAATATCAACGCCTTATCCAAAAAACAGATAAGGCCGGATTCAGCGATAAGCATAAAACCGATATCGAAGTTCGCATCGGAACGGATAGTGAAATACGCTTTTGAATACGCGGTAAAGAACGGCAGGAAGAAGGTGACCTGCATACATAAAGCTAATATCATGAAGGCGACCGACGGGTTGTTCCTCGCGACAGCGAGGGAAGTCGCCGCTAAGTACGCGGGAAAAGTGGAATTCGAGGACAGGATCGTCGATAACATTTGCATGCAGCTCGTCCAGAGGCCCGAGGAATATGATATTCTCGTCCTTCCCAACCTGTACGGCGACATAATATCCGACCTTTGCGCCGGGCTTGTCGGAGGGCTGGGGCTGGCTCCGGGCGCGAACATCGGCGATAATTGCGCGGTCTTTGAGGCGACTCACGGCAGCGCGCCTAAATATAAAGGCATGAACAAGGTAAATCCCACCGCTATGATCCTTTCCGGAGTGTTGATGCTGCGCCATATAGGCGAGAAGAATGCCGCAGACCGGCTGGAGAACGCCGTGAAGAAGATGATCGCCGACGGAAAATTCGTCACTTACGACCTGAAGGCGGAACGCAGCGACCCGACCGCGGTCGGCACACGCCAGATGGCAGACGCGATAATAAAGGCGCTCTAA
- the rpmJ gene encoding 50S ribosomal protein L36: MKVRSSVKKICEKCKIVKRRGIIYVICANPKHKQRQG; this comes from the coding sequence ATGAAAGTCCGTTCAAGTGTAAAGAAGATATGCGAGAAGTGCAAGATAGTAAAAAGAAGGGGAATAATCTACGTGATCTGCGCTAACCCGAAACACAAGCAGCGCCAGGGTTAG
- a CDS encoding adenylate kinase, with translation MLLGPPGAGKGTQAKVLSKEYNIPHISTGDILREAVKTKTPIGLKAKVYMDKGELVPDDVVIEMVAQRVAKPDCENGFMLDGFPRTAAQAKALDATLAELKRPVDLVLYFKTSVETIIQRLSGRRVCRICGENYHVKNIPPKVAGKCDKDGGELYQRDDDKEDTILNRIKVYDKTVPEIISYYEGKGMLRTVSGDFDVDEAHDYLSKLFVKENLK, from the coding sequence GTGCTCCTGGGCCCGCCCGGCGCCGGAAAAGGGACGCAGGCAAAAGTTCTTTCTAAGGAATACAATATTCCGCATATCTCTACCGGGGATATCTTGCGCGAAGCCGTAAAGACTAAGACGCCGATAGGCCTGAAGGCGAAGGTCTATATGGATAAGGGCGAGCTCGTTCCCGACGATGTCGTGATAGAGATGGTCGCCCAGCGCGTCGCGAAACCGGATTGCGAGAATGGTTTCATGCTCGACGGTTTCCCGAGGACAGCGGCGCAGGCGAAGGCCCTCGACGCCACGCTGGCGGAACTCAAACGGCCGGTCGACCTGGTCCTTTATTTCAAGACGTCGGTCGAAACGATAATACAGCGGCTCTCCGGAAGGAGGGTCTGCAGGATCTGCGGCGAGAATTACCACGTAAAGAATATACCCCCGAAGGTAGCCGGCAAATGCGATAAGGACGGCGGCGAGCTTTACCAGAGGGATGACGATAAGGAAGATACGATCTTAAACAGGATAAAGGTCTACGACAAGACGGTCCCGGAGATAATAAGTTATTACGAGGGCAAGGGCATGCTCAGGACCGTATCCGGGGATTTCGACGTAGATGAGGCGCACGATTACCTGTCTAAGCTCTTTGTCAAAGAGAATCTAAAATAG